The following are encoded together in the Ranitomeya imitator isolate aRanImi1 chromosome 4, aRanImi1.pri, whole genome shotgun sequence genome:
- the LOC138674969 gene encoding protein mono-ADP-ribosyltransferase PARP12-like isoform X3 translates to MSDPTVTAFLTKLLCSQGGRIPRDQLSGFLKLPPEQIEQILRDEPQKFSLVGDLVLARNPVRICPKYLKDETEEECDKLHLCRYYLQGKCKSLQCKFSHDILSSHNQSTLKAQGVSGLNEDELKVLLYQNDNQMLPEICVKYLHDTCDLGQACSRLHVCGFFTRGECNRRQCIRSHHLLESSADLLLARSRMSQVSVQNFQMLCTVKHNERFQSLSESGKKSEEKGNPAARRGRGKGRGRHRNNKKGDSQNETRSKSRGRQGDRAGSNFRGRSSSRAMSENGERYLSWSGDDDEEAAPAKSQADKIMEDWFSPTPARSDDGGASLLHTGVRASPIIPPLMSIGIHHPTSTVTTISPPAPQVSSQPGVPAGLLTLASTTSVPQLKPAITPVTTTHPFNTPRKPVNLPNKVESDKVPEICIPHLWKYCRLGGRCPEMHYYLPYRWQINKGTDWEDVPNMEEVEKCYCDPKVDRVPLIDFLTMRSGGHHVRRLSTVSSVVKPSEYVLTTEWLWYWRDEYGSWIQYGQSNMKQVSSNILSSDLENVYLPDPVAVIPFTAGNQKYEIDFRVMKQKNIQYKTEKDVRRRPKFLSFEDVKLLRGSTRSAAAKSPLKSGTSPMSTDIYPKSWDPEAMPEIGCKKVLVSNTSSEFSEIVSSFFKTVSGHEVKRMWRLQNPTLWQVFQWQKEQMKKVNPGRDVKEIRSFHGTERTHIETICSQNFDWRICGTHGTVYGQGSYFARDASYSHNYSTPTSSGTRAMFVARVLVGDYVTGNPQMKRPPLRPGSSSQYYDSCVDNIFSPSIFVVFEKHQIYPEYLLEYEEEQKKSCIVC, encoded by the exons ATGTCGGACCCCACAGTCACCGCTTTTCTGACCAAGCTGCTTTGCTCACAAGGTGGTCGGATTCCCAGAGATCAGTTGTCTGGATTCTTGAAGCTTCCTCCAGAGCAGATTGAGCAAATTCTGCGTGATGAACCCCAGAAGTTCTCGTTGGTTGGGGATCTTGTTCTGGCCCGAAACCCTGTGAGAATCTGCCCTAAATATCTGAAGGATGAAACAGAGGAGGAGTGCGACAAGCTGCACCTGTGCCGATACTACCTGCAGGGCAAGTGCAAGAG CCTTCAGTGCAAATTCTCACATGACATTTTATCAAGTCATAACCAGTCCACCTTAAAAGCCCAAGGGGTCAGCGGACTGAATGAAGATGAGCTAAAGGTTCTCCTCTACCAGAATGACAACCAGATGCTGCCGGAG ATTTGTGTGAAGTATCTACATGATACTTGTGATCTCGGTCAGGCTTGTTCGCGACTTCACGTTTGCGGTTTTTTCACACGAGGAGAATGTAATCGGCGGCAGTGTATTCGCTCTCATCACCTCCTGGAGTCCAGCGCTGACCTGTTACTCGCCCGCTCTCGAATGTCTCAGGTTTCGGTACAGAACTTTCAGATGCTTTGCACGGTGAAGCACAATGAACGCTTCCAGTCACTGAGTGAATCGGGAAAGAAGAGTGAGGAGAAGGGAAACCCTGCAGCACGGAGAGGCCGAGGAAAAGGAAGAGGAAGACACAGGAATAATAAGAAAGGCGATTCTCAGAATGAAACACGAAGCAAGAGCCGAGGCCGACAAGGAGATAGAGCAG ggtccaatttccggGGAAGATCAAGCAGCCGAGCAATGTCAGAGAATGGAGAGCGGTATCTCAGCTGGTCTGGagatgatgatgaggaggctgcGCCTGCAAAAAGTCAGGCTGATAAGATAATGGAAGATTGGTTTAGTCCTACACCTGCCCGGTCAGATGATGGAGGGGCTTCATTGCTGCACACAGGGGTCAGAGCTTCCCCCATTATCCCACCATTGATGTCAATAGGCATCCACCACCCAACATCAACCGTAACCACTATATCACCACCTGCACCTCAAGTGTCTTCTCAGCCAG GAGTCCCAGCCGGTCTCTTGACTCTAGCTTCCACCACATCTGTCCCTCAGCTGAAGCCAGCCATTACACCAGTGACCACCACACATCCATTTAATACTCCTCGAAAACCAGTTAATCTTCCTAACAAAG TGGAGTCCGACAAAGTTCCGGAGATCTGTATCCCACATCTTTGGAAATACTGCAGATTAGGAG GTCGTTGCCCGGAAATGCATTACTATTTGCCGTACCGCTGGCAGATTAACAAAGGAACTGACTGGGAAGACGTTCCCAACATGGAGGAGGTTGAGAAATGTTACTGTGACCCAAAGGTTGACAG GGTTCCTCTGATTGACTTTCTGACCATGAGATCAGGCGGGCACCACGTTCGTCGTCTCTCCACCGTATCATCGGTCGTGAAGCCGTCTGAATATGTCCTGACCACTGAGTGGCTGTGGTACTGGAGGGATGAATATGGCAGCTGGATACAATATGGCCAATCT AATATGAAACAAGTGAGCTCCAACATATTGTCGTCAGACCTGGAGAACGTGTATCTCCCTGATCCAGTCGCTGTTATACCTTTCACGGCCGGCAACCAGAAATATGAGATCGACTTCCGAG TAATGAAGCAGAAGAATATTCAGTACAAGACGGAGAAAGACGTGCGCAGGAGACCGAAATTTCTGAGCTTTGAAGATGTGAAATTATTGAGAGGAAG cacaAGATCGGCAGCAGCTAAGTCCCCCTTGAAATCAGGAACGTCCCCCATGAGCACTGACATCTACCCCAAGAGCTGGGACCCTGAGGCCATGCCGGAGATCGGCTGTAAG AAAGTTCTTGTCTCAAACACATCCAGCGAGTTCTCAGAAATCGTCAGCAGCTTCTTCAAGACGGTCAGCGGGCACGAGGTAAAAAGGATGTGGCGTCTCCAGAACCCAACTCTGTGGCAGGTGTTCCAGTG GCAAAAGGAACAGATGAAAAAAGTGAATCCGGGACGAGACGTGAAGGAGATCCGATCATTTCATGGCACGGAGAGAACGCACATCGAAACCATCTGCAGTCAGAATTTTGACTGGCGCATCTGTGGCACCCATGGCACCGTGTATGGGCAAG GAAGCTACTTTGCCCGAGACGCCTCGTACTCCCATAACTACTCCACACCGACATCTAGTGGGACACGGGCGATGTTCGTAGCTCGCGTGCTGGTGGGAGACTACGTAACGGGAAACCCTCAAATGAAGCGTCCACCACTGAGACCCGGCAGCAGCTCGCAGTACTATGACTCCTGTGTGGACAACATCTTCAGCCCCTCCATCTTTGTGGTGTTCGAGAAGCATCAGATCTACCCGGAATATCTCCTGGAATATGAAGAAGAGCAGAAAAAATCCTGCATCGTCTGCTGA
- the LOC138674969 gene encoding zinc finger CCCH-type antiviral protein 1-like isoform X2, translating to MSDPTVTAFLTKLLCSQGGRIPRDQLSGFLKLPPEQIEQILRDEPQKFSLVGDLVLARNPVRICPKYLKDETEEECDKLHLCRYYLQGKCKSLQCKFSHDILSSHNQSTLKAQGVSGLNEDELKVLLYQNDNQMLPEICVKYLHDTCDLGQACSRLHVCGFFTRGECNRRQCIRSHHLLESSADLLLARSRMSQVSVQNFQMLCTVKHNERFQSLSESGKKSEEKGNPAARRGRGKGRGRHRNNKKGDSQNETRSKSRGRQGDRAGSNFRGRSSSRAMSENGERYLSWSGDDDEEAAPAKSQADKIMEDWFSPTPARSDDGGASLLHTGVRASPIIPPLMSIGIHHPTSTVTTISPPAPQVSSQPGVPAGLLTLASTTSVPQLKPAITPVTTTHPFNTPRKPVNLPNKGPSVVDYNNPVSPSTVKPPSVTPVPPSRPNRIVDSSMKSSSFTNPSIPLDLTAIRPVTTSESNATAPTSSQVKLVNPPTIYPPVPLKKPVITSSPLIPQPVSTIKSVTPPVASPYIVPSAPPPSYPKLENSTTEGPPVLHVKPVQSSPRYQPVLDDKPISRAGVREDLVTAKPTYSDLQTSPKRVESDKVPEICIPHLWKYCRLGGRCPEMHYYLPYRWQINKGTDWEDVPNMEEVEKCYCDPKVDRVPLIDFLTMRSGGHHVRRLSTVSSVVKPSEYVLTTEWLWYWRDEYGSWIQYGQSNMKQVSSNILSSDLENVYLPDPVAVIPFTAGNQKYEIDFRVMKQKNIQYKTEKDVRRRPKFLSFEDVKLLRGSTRSAAAKSPLKSGTSPMSTDIYPKSWDPEAMPEIGCKKVLVSNTSSEFSEIVSSFFKTVSGHEAKGTDEKSESGTRREGDPIISWHGENAHRNHLQSEF from the exons ATGTCGGACCCCACAGTCACCGCTTTTCTGACCAAGCTGCTTTGCTCACAAGGTGGTCGGATTCCCAGAGATCAGTTGTCTGGATTCTTGAAGCTTCCTCCAGAGCAGATTGAGCAAATTCTGCGTGATGAACCCCAGAAGTTCTCGTTGGTTGGGGATCTTGTTCTGGCCCGAAACCCTGTGAGAATCTGCCCTAAATATCTGAAGGATGAAACAGAGGAGGAGTGCGACAAGCTGCACCTGTGCCGATACTACCTGCAGGGCAAGTGCAAGAG CCTTCAGTGCAAATTCTCACATGACATTTTATCAAGTCATAACCAGTCCACCTTAAAAGCCCAAGGGGTCAGCGGACTGAATGAAGATGAGCTAAAGGTTCTCCTCTACCAGAATGACAACCAGATGCTGCCGGAG ATTTGTGTGAAGTATCTACATGATACTTGTGATCTCGGTCAGGCTTGTTCGCGACTTCACGTTTGCGGTTTTTTCACACGAGGAGAATGTAATCGGCGGCAGTGTATTCGCTCTCATCACCTCCTGGAGTCCAGCGCTGACCTGTTACTCGCCCGCTCTCGAATGTCTCAGGTTTCGGTACAGAACTTTCAGATGCTTTGCACGGTGAAGCACAATGAACGCTTCCAGTCACTGAGTGAATCGGGAAAGAAGAGTGAGGAGAAGGGAAACCCTGCAGCACGGAGAGGCCGAGGAAAAGGAAGAGGAAGACACAGGAATAATAAGAAAGGCGATTCTCAGAATGAAACACGAAGCAAGAGCCGAGGCCGACAAGGAGATAGAGCAG ggtccaatttccggGGAAGATCAAGCAGCCGAGCAATGTCAGAGAATGGAGAGCGGTATCTCAGCTGGTCTGGagatgatgatgaggaggctgcGCCTGCAAAAAGTCAGGCTGATAAGATAATGGAAGATTGGTTTAGTCCTACACCTGCCCGGTCAGATGATGGAGGGGCTTCATTGCTGCACACAGGGGTCAGAGCTTCCCCCATTATCCCACCATTGATGTCAATAGGCATCCACCACCCAACATCAACCGTAACCACTATATCACCACCTGCACCTCAAGTGTCTTCTCAGCCAG GAGTCCCAGCCGGTCTCTTGACTCTAGCTTCCACCACATCTGTCCCTCAGCTGAAGCCAGCCATTACACCAGTGACCACCACACATCCATTTAATACTCCTCGAAAACCAGTTAATCTTCCTAACAAAGGTCCGTCAGTTGTGGATTATAATAATCCAGTGTCCCCCTCAACGGTTAAACCACCCAGTGTTACGCCAGTGCCACCTTCGAGACCAAACAGAATAGTTGATTCTTCTATGAAAAGTTCATCTTTTACCAACCCATCAATCCCTCTTGATTTGACAGCCATCAGACCAGTAACCACTTCAGAAAGTAATGCCACTGCTCCGACATCATCTCAAGTAAAATTAGTTAATCCTCCTACGATATATCCTCCTGTGCCTTTGAAGAAACCAGTGATCACCTCAAGTCCATTAATCCCTCAACCAGTATCTACCATTAAATCAGTGACTCCCCCAGTAGCAAGCCCTTACATTGTCCCATCTGCCCCACCTCCATCATATCCCAAACTGGAAAACTCTACCACAGAAGGTCCACCTGTTCTTCATGTAAAACCAGTCCAGTCCAGTCCCAGGTACCAGCCTGTGCTTGATGATAAGCCGATATCGAGGGCAGGTGTTCGAGAAGATTTAGTGACTGCAAAGCCTACATATTCTGACCTTCAGACATCACCAAAGAGGG TGGAGTCCGACAAAGTTCCGGAGATCTGTATCCCACATCTTTGGAAATACTGCAGATTAGGAG GTCGTTGCCCGGAAATGCATTACTATTTGCCGTACCGCTGGCAGATTAACAAAGGAACTGACTGGGAAGACGTTCCCAACATGGAGGAGGTTGAGAAATGTTACTGTGACCCAAAGGTTGACAG GGTTCCTCTGATTGACTTTCTGACCATGAGATCAGGCGGGCACCACGTTCGTCGTCTCTCCACCGTATCATCGGTCGTGAAGCCGTCTGAATATGTCCTGACCACTGAGTGGCTGTGGTACTGGAGGGATGAATATGGCAGCTGGATACAATATGGCCAATCT AATATGAAACAAGTGAGCTCCAACATATTGTCGTCAGACCTGGAGAACGTGTATCTCCCTGATCCAGTCGCTGTTATACCTTTCACGGCCGGCAACCAGAAATATGAGATCGACTTCCGAG TAATGAAGCAGAAGAATATTCAGTACAAGACGGAGAAAGACGTGCGCAGGAGACCGAAATTTCTGAGCTTTGAAGATGTGAAATTATTGAGAGGAAG cacaAGATCGGCAGCAGCTAAGTCCCCCTTGAAATCAGGAACGTCCCCCATGAGCACTGACATCTACCCCAAGAGCTGGGACCCTGAGGCCATGCCGGAGATCGGCTGTAAG AAAGTTCTTGTCTCAAACACATCCAGCGAGTTCTCAGAAATCGTCAGCAGCTTCTTCAAGACGGTCAGCGGGCACGAG GCAAAAGGAACAGATGAAAAAAGTGAATCCGGGACGAGACGTGAAGGAGATCCGATCATTTCATGGCACGGAGAGAACGCACATCGAAACCATCTGCAGTCAGAATTTTGA
- the LOC138674969 gene encoding zinc finger CCCH-type antiviral protein 1-like isoform X1, whose translation MSDPTVTAFLTKLLCSQGGRIPRDQLSGFLKLPPEQIEQILRDEPQKFSLVGDLVLARNPVRICPKYLKDETEEECDKLHLCRYYLQGKCKSLQCKFSHDILSSHNQSTLKAQGVSGLNEDELKVLLYQNDNQMLPEICVKYLHDTCDLGQACSRLHVCGFFTRGECNRRQCIRSHHLLESSADLLLARSRMSQVSVQNFQMLCTVKHNERFQSLSESGKKSEEKGNPAARRGRGKGRGRHRNNKKGDSQNETRSKSRGRQGDRAGSNFRGRSSSRAMSENGERYLSWSGDDDEEAAPAKSQADKIMEDWFSPTPARSDDGGASLLHTGVRASPIIPPLMSIGIHHPTSTVTTISPPAPQVSSQPGVPAGLLTLASTTSVPQLKPAITPVTTTHPFNTPRKPVNLPNKGPSVVDYNNPVSPSTVKPPSVTPVPPSRPNRIVDSSMKSSSFTNPSIPLDLTAIRPVTTSESNATAPTSSQVKLVNPPTIYPPVPLKKPVITSSPLIPQPVSTIKSVTPPVASPYIVPSAPPPSYPKLENSTTEGPPVLHVKPVQSSPRYQPVLDDKPISRAGVREDLVTAKPTYSDLQTSPKRVESDKVPEICIPHLWKYCRLGGRCPEMHYYLPYRWQINKGTDWEDVPNMEEVEKCYCDPKVDRVPLIDFLTMRSGGHHVRRLSTVSSVVKPSEYVLTTEWLWYWRDEYGSWIQYGQSNMKQVSSNILSSDLENVYLPDPVAVIPFTAGNQKYEIDFRVMKQKNIQYKTEKDVRRRPKFLSFEDVKLLRGSTRSAAAKSPLKSGTSPMSTDIYPKSWDPEAMPEIGCKKVLVSNTSSEFSEIVSSFFKTVSGHEVKRMWRLQNPTLWQVFQWQKEQMKKVNPGRDVKEIRSFHGTERTHIETICSQNFDWRICGTHGTVYGQGSYFARDASYSHNYSTPTSSGTRAMFVARVLVGDYVTGNPQMKRPPLRPGSSSQYYDSCVDNIFSPSIFVVFEKHQIYPEYLLEYEEEQKKSCIVC comes from the exons ATGTCGGACCCCACAGTCACCGCTTTTCTGACCAAGCTGCTTTGCTCACAAGGTGGTCGGATTCCCAGAGATCAGTTGTCTGGATTCTTGAAGCTTCCTCCAGAGCAGATTGAGCAAATTCTGCGTGATGAACCCCAGAAGTTCTCGTTGGTTGGGGATCTTGTTCTGGCCCGAAACCCTGTGAGAATCTGCCCTAAATATCTGAAGGATGAAACAGAGGAGGAGTGCGACAAGCTGCACCTGTGCCGATACTACCTGCAGGGCAAGTGCAAGAG CCTTCAGTGCAAATTCTCACATGACATTTTATCAAGTCATAACCAGTCCACCTTAAAAGCCCAAGGGGTCAGCGGACTGAATGAAGATGAGCTAAAGGTTCTCCTCTACCAGAATGACAACCAGATGCTGCCGGAG ATTTGTGTGAAGTATCTACATGATACTTGTGATCTCGGTCAGGCTTGTTCGCGACTTCACGTTTGCGGTTTTTTCACACGAGGAGAATGTAATCGGCGGCAGTGTATTCGCTCTCATCACCTCCTGGAGTCCAGCGCTGACCTGTTACTCGCCCGCTCTCGAATGTCTCAGGTTTCGGTACAGAACTTTCAGATGCTTTGCACGGTGAAGCACAATGAACGCTTCCAGTCACTGAGTGAATCGGGAAAGAAGAGTGAGGAGAAGGGAAACCCTGCAGCACGGAGAGGCCGAGGAAAAGGAAGAGGAAGACACAGGAATAATAAGAAAGGCGATTCTCAGAATGAAACACGAAGCAAGAGCCGAGGCCGACAAGGAGATAGAGCAG ggtccaatttccggGGAAGATCAAGCAGCCGAGCAATGTCAGAGAATGGAGAGCGGTATCTCAGCTGGTCTGGagatgatgatgaggaggctgcGCCTGCAAAAAGTCAGGCTGATAAGATAATGGAAGATTGGTTTAGTCCTACACCTGCCCGGTCAGATGATGGAGGGGCTTCATTGCTGCACACAGGGGTCAGAGCTTCCCCCATTATCCCACCATTGATGTCAATAGGCATCCACCACCCAACATCAACCGTAACCACTATATCACCACCTGCACCTCAAGTGTCTTCTCAGCCAG GAGTCCCAGCCGGTCTCTTGACTCTAGCTTCCACCACATCTGTCCCTCAGCTGAAGCCAGCCATTACACCAGTGACCACCACACATCCATTTAATACTCCTCGAAAACCAGTTAATCTTCCTAACAAAGGTCCGTCAGTTGTGGATTATAATAATCCAGTGTCCCCCTCAACGGTTAAACCACCCAGTGTTACGCCAGTGCCACCTTCGAGACCAAACAGAATAGTTGATTCTTCTATGAAAAGTTCATCTTTTACCAACCCATCAATCCCTCTTGATTTGACAGCCATCAGACCAGTAACCACTTCAGAAAGTAATGCCACTGCTCCGACATCATCTCAAGTAAAATTAGTTAATCCTCCTACGATATATCCTCCTGTGCCTTTGAAGAAACCAGTGATCACCTCAAGTCCATTAATCCCTCAACCAGTATCTACCATTAAATCAGTGACTCCCCCAGTAGCAAGCCCTTACATTGTCCCATCTGCCCCACCTCCATCATATCCCAAACTGGAAAACTCTACCACAGAAGGTCCACCTGTTCTTCATGTAAAACCAGTCCAGTCCAGTCCCAGGTACCAGCCTGTGCTTGATGATAAGCCGATATCGAGGGCAGGTGTTCGAGAAGATTTAGTGACTGCAAAGCCTACATATTCTGACCTTCAGACATCACCAAAGAGGG TGGAGTCCGACAAAGTTCCGGAGATCTGTATCCCACATCTTTGGAAATACTGCAGATTAGGAG GTCGTTGCCCGGAAATGCATTACTATTTGCCGTACCGCTGGCAGATTAACAAAGGAACTGACTGGGAAGACGTTCCCAACATGGAGGAGGTTGAGAAATGTTACTGTGACCCAAAGGTTGACAG GGTTCCTCTGATTGACTTTCTGACCATGAGATCAGGCGGGCACCACGTTCGTCGTCTCTCCACCGTATCATCGGTCGTGAAGCCGTCTGAATATGTCCTGACCACTGAGTGGCTGTGGTACTGGAGGGATGAATATGGCAGCTGGATACAATATGGCCAATCT AATATGAAACAAGTGAGCTCCAACATATTGTCGTCAGACCTGGAGAACGTGTATCTCCCTGATCCAGTCGCTGTTATACCTTTCACGGCCGGCAACCAGAAATATGAGATCGACTTCCGAG TAATGAAGCAGAAGAATATTCAGTACAAGACGGAGAAAGACGTGCGCAGGAGACCGAAATTTCTGAGCTTTGAAGATGTGAAATTATTGAGAGGAAG cacaAGATCGGCAGCAGCTAAGTCCCCCTTGAAATCAGGAACGTCCCCCATGAGCACTGACATCTACCCCAAGAGCTGGGACCCTGAGGCCATGCCGGAGATCGGCTGTAAG AAAGTTCTTGTCTCAAACACATCCAGCGAGTTCTCAGAAATCGTCAGCAGCTTCTTCAAGACGGTCAGCGGGCACGAGGTAAAAAGGATGTGGCGTCTCCAGAACCCAACTCTGTGGCAGGTGTTCCAGTG GCAAAAGGAACAGATGAAAAAAGTGAATCCGGGACGAGACGTGAAGGAGATCCGATCATTTCATGGCACGGAGAGAACGCACATCGAAACCATCTGCAGTCAGAATTTTGACTGGCGCATCTGTGGCACCCATGGCACCGTGTATGGGCAAG GAAGCTACTTTGCCCGAGACGCCTCGTACTCCCATAACTACTCCACACCGACATCTAGTGGGACACGGGCGATGTTCGTAGCTCGCGTGCTGGTGGGAGACTACGTAACGGGAAACCCTCAAATGAAGCGTCCACCACTGAGACCCGGCAGCAGCTCGCAGTACTATGACTCCTGTGTGGACAACATCTTCAGCCCCTCCATCTTTGTGGTGTTCGAGAAGCATCAGATCTACCCGGAATATCTCCTGGAATATGAAGAAGAGCAGAAAAAATCCTGCATCGTCTGCTGA